The Thermoleophilaceae bacterium DNA segment CGCGCTGCTCGAGCAGGTGGGCGGGTTCGACGAGGCGTTCGAGTTCGCCTACGAGGACCTGGACCTCGCGAAGCGGATGGCCGATCAGGGCTTCCGGCTGCTGTTCGCCCGCGACGCGGCCGCCGAGCACCTGCACGCCCCGACCGTGGAGGAGTACCGGCGGCGAGTCGCCGCCATCGCCGTTGCCGAGAGCCGATTCGTGTCCAAGCACCACGACGTCGAGCCCTACTTCAAGCCCCTGTTCGGCCGCGCCGCCGGCTGGCCGTCGTCGCGCGGGCGCTGGGCCAGGCTGGCGGGCGTCGTCCCGCGCGACCTCCCCTGGCTGGGCGAGCGGGTGTGGACCAGCGCCGACCGCCACTTCACGGCGGAGCTGGCGCCCGCGTTCGAGCGGGCCTGGGACGAGGCTCAGAGCACCAGCGTCCGGTAGCGCACGCTGCCGCGCACCATCGCCGCGGTCTCGGCGCCGTCCACCAGCACGTGGCCGGGCATCGAGACCAGCGTGCCGGCGTAGCTGCCGTGCTGCGAGCGGTAGTAGGTGACATACGGCAGCGCGAGCAGCAGCGACAGGCCGCGGGTGCGGCGGGCGAGCGCCGGCCCGAGGGCCGCAAACGCGAGCCACTGGTGCGCCGGCTTCCAGAAGATCCGCATGCCGTAGTCCGCGCGGAGCTCCGGATAGCGCTTGACGCACAGCACCGTGTCCTCCCAGCGCCGCGCCGCACGCGCGATGCGCACGGCGCCCAGCGTGTGCACGGCATGCAGCACCCGCGCCCGCGTCTCGAAGCGCGTGGGCGCTCCCTGGCGCTTGGCCCGCCAGGCCAGATCGGTGTCCTCACCCGCGGGGTGGCGGAACGTCTCGTCGAAGCCGCCGAGACGCTCGAGCAGCTCCCGGGGGTAGGCGATGTTGCACGTCTGGAACCAGTTGTTGGGCCCGTCCACGAGCATCGACCGGGAGAAGGCGCTGTGCTTGTGCACCTCGGCGGGGTGAGGCTCGGTGCGGCCCTGGATCACCGCGTCCGGCGCCGCTCGGTGGGCCGCGACCATGGCGGCGAGCCATCCGGGGTCCGCCACGCAGTCGTCGTCCACGAAGACGACGAGCGGCGCGCGCCCCGCACGCCAGCCCGCGTTGCGCGCGGTGGCCGGGCCCGTGGGCGCAGGGTGGCGAACGGTCCGGACATGGCCCCGCCGCGCGGCCTCGGCCACGACCTCCGGCGTGTCGTCGGTGGACCCGTCGTCCACCACCACGACCTCGTGGCGCACGCCCTCCTGCGCGGCCAGGCTGTCGAGCAGCGCTCGCAGCCGGGTGGCGCGGTTGCGCGTGGCCACCACCGCCGTGGCCTCCGGAGCTGCCGGTTCCGTCACGGCGGGCATCGTAGAGTGGCCGCCGGTGCGCATCCTGGCCATCGGAAGCATGTACCCGCCCCACTACCTCGGTGGACAGGAGCTCCTCTGGCGCGACGCGGTCCGCCACCAGCGGGCAGCGGGCCACGACGTGCGCGTGCTCACGACCGACTACCGCCGCGACGACGCAGGCGAGGAGCTCGACGACGACGTCCACCGGGAGCTGCGCTGGTACTGGCGCGACCACGCCTGGCCACACCTCTCGCGGCTCGAGCGGCTCGCGCTGGAGCGCCACAACGCGCGCGTGCTCGACCGCCACCTCGCCGAGCTGCGCCCGGACGCCGTGGCATGGTGGGCGCTCGGCGGCATGTCGCTCTCCCTGCTCGAGCGTGTGCGCCGATCCAGGGTGCCAGGGCTGGGCGTCGTCTGTGAGAACTGGATGGTCTACGCCGACGAGGTGGACGCGTGGATGCGGCTGTGGGCGCGCCTGCGCCCCGTGAGAGCCGTCGCCGCCACGCTCCTGCGCATGCCCACCCGCTTCGAGCCCGGCCGCGCCGCCCGCTGGATCTTCATAAGCGAGCACATCCGCCGGCGTGCCCTCGAGCACCGCAACCTGCCCGACACCGCTGTCATCCACCCCGGCGTGGATCGCACGCGCTTCGCCGAGCGCGAGCCGCGCCCGTGGGGCCGGCGGCTGCTCTACATGGGCCGCATCGACCCGCGCAAGGGCATCGACATCGCCGTGCGCGCCGTGGCGGGGCTGCCGTCCGGCGCCACGCTCACGATCGACGGCTGGGGCGACGAGGGCCACCTGCGTGAGCTGCGCGCCCTCGTGACGTCGCTGGGCCTCGGCGACCGGGTGAGCTTCCAGCGCTCCCCGCGCGAGCGCCTGGCCGGCGTCTACGCGGAGGCCGACGCCGTGCTGTTCCCGGTGCGCTGGGACGAGCCCTGGGGGCTCGTGCCGCTGGAGGCGATGGCGGTGGGGCGACCCGTCGTGGGCACCGGGCGCGGCGGGTCGGGCGAGTACCTGCGCGAGGGAGAGAACTGCCTGCTGTTCGATCCCGACGAGGGCGGGCCGGCGGCGCTGGCGGCGGCGGTTCGCCGGCTCGGCGAGGATGAAGAGCTGCGCGAGCACCTGCGGGCCGGCGGGCTGGCCACGGCCGCGGGGCTCACCGAGGACGCGTTCAACGACGCGCTGCTGCGCGAGCTCGAGGCCCTGGCGTCATGACGGCCACGCCCATGCGGGTTCTGGCCGTCGGCAGCATGTATCCCCCCCATTACCTCGGCGGCCAGGAGATCATCTGGCGCCACGCCACGCTGCACCAGCGGGACGCGGGACACGAGGTGCGCGTGCTCACCACCGGCTACCGCCGCGACGGCGTCCCGGAGGGCTCGGAGCTCGACGACGACGTGCACCGCGAGCTGCGCTGGTACTGGCACGATCACGGCTGGCCGGAACTCGGCCTGCGCGGGCAGCTCGAGCTCGAGCGCCACAACGCACGGGTGCTCGACCGCCACCTCGCCGAGCTGGAGCCGGACGCCGTTCTCTGGTGGGCCATGGGCGGGATGTCGCTCTCGCTCGTCGAGCGCGTCCGCCGCGCCGGCATCCCGGCACTCGGCATGGCCTGCGACGACTGGATGCTCTACGGCCCCGATCGCGACCGCTGGACCCGGCGCTTCGCCGGCCGGCCCGGGCTCGCCCGCCTCGGAGAGCTCGCCGGGATCCCCACCCGCTTCCACCCGGGGCCGTCCGCCCGCTGGCTGTTCCTCAGCGAGTACAGCCGCCGCCGCGCGCTGACGCGCTGGGAGCTGCCCGACAGCGGGGTGGCCCACGCCGGGGTGGACGGCGGTCGCTTCCCCACGGCGCCGGAGCGCCCATGGGCGTGGCGCCTGGCCTACATCGGCCGGCTCGACCCGCGCAAGGGCATCGACATCGCGGTGCGGGCGCTCCCGCTCCTGCCGGCCGAGGCCCACCTCGCCATCGTCGGCGGAGGGGACGAGGGACACCGCCGCGAGCTCGAGGGGCTCGTGGACCAGCT contains these protein-coding regions:
- a CDS encoding glycosyltransferase, yielding MTEPAAPEATAVVATRNRATRLRALLDSLAAQEGVRHEVVVVDDGSTDDTPEVVAEAARRGHVRTVRHPAPTGPATARNAGWRAGRAPLVVFVDDDCVADPGWLAAMVAAHRAAPDAVIQGRTEPHPAEVHKHSAFSRSMLVDGPNNWFQTCNIAYPRELLERLGGFDETFRHPAGEDTDLAWRAKRQGAPTRFETRARVLHAVHTLGAVRIARAARRWEDTVLCVKRYPELRADYGMRIFWKPAHQWLAFAALGPALARRTRGLSLLLALPYVTYYRSQHGSYAGTLVSMPGHVLVDGAETAAMVRGSVRYRTLVL
- a CDS encoding glycosyltransferase family 4 protein, yielding MRILAIGSMYPPHYLGGQELLWRDAVRHQRAAGHDVRVLTTDYRRDDAGEELDDDVHRELRWYWRDHAWPHLSRLERLALERHNARVLDRHLAELRPDAVAWWALGGMSLSLLERVRRSRVPGLGVVCENWMVYADEVDAWMRLWARLRPVRAVAATLLRMPTRFEPGRAARWIFISEHIRRRALEHRNLPDTAVIHPGVDRTRFAEREPRPWGRRLLYMGRIDPRKGIDIAVRAVAGLPSGATLTIDGWGDEGHLRELRALVTSLGLGDRVSFQRSPRERLAGVYAEADAVLFPVRWDEPWGLVPLEAMAVGRPVVGTGRGGSGEYLREGENCLLFDPDEGGPAALAAAVRRLGEDEELREHLRAGGLATAAGLTEDAFNDALLRELEALAS
- a CDS encoding glycosyltransferase, whose translation is MTATPMRVLAVGSMYPPHYLGGQEIIWRHATLHQRDAGHEVRVLTTGYRRDGVPEGSELDDDVHRELRWYWHDHGWPELGLRGQLELERHNARVLDRHLAELEPDAVLWWAMGGMSLSLVERVRRAGIPALGMACDDWMLYGPDRDRWTRRFAGRPGLARLGELAGIPTRFHPGPSARWLFLSEYSRRRALTRWELPDSGVAHAGVDGGRFPTAPERPWAWRLAYIGRLDPRKGIDIAVRALPLLPAEAHLAIVGGGDEGHRRELEGLVDQLGLRERVSFSERPHAELAAAYADADALLFPVTWEEPWGLVPLEAMAVGRPVVATGRGGSGEYLADGENCLVFDPDQGPEAVAAAIHRMASDDALRARLRAGGLATARRLGERACNDALLAELETMARTRRPGVDNAAA